A stretch of DNA from Carassius carassius chromosome 22, fCarCar2.1, whole genome shotgun sequence:
AAGGGCGCCCTCCACCTGGGCTGGTGGAGCCCTCCTCTTCTAAAGCTTGCTTCAGCCAGCGCTGCACAAAACATATGGAGTTAGACCAGAAACTTACTACCCTGAATATGAACACTTGAAAGTGAATATTAAAGTGAGTTCAAACGTAGTCCCCTCAAATGTAGTATAATCCACTAGAACAACCATtttatcagagagagagagtcaaaaGTCAATAATGCTTGCTGACATCTCTGAATAATGCAGCAATTTTACCTTCTTGCAGGAACCAGTGGTAGGTGACGTTTCAGGCATTTCTCTTGAGCGCCGCCGCCCCGTGGGCACTCCCAGAGTGCTGGGGCTACGGTTGGCCAGAAAAGGAGAGGAGAAGCGGACGTAGTGTTTAGGCGTGCTGTAGACGTGTGAACTACAGGCCATGCCTGGTAAAGAGTTCAGCTGTGTGGCCAAGACCTCAGGATCACTACTGATCCGCAACGGCCTCTCAGGGGGAGGCTCCGGAGTCCGAGAAGCAACCCGTTCCTGCTTGTCAACAACTATCCACTCGCTCACTAAGTGCTGTTGGGAAAGAGAATATCCAAGTGATGAAATGCACAACAAACTGCTGTGAAACGCATTTTATGGAAGCTATGGGTGAGGAATTCTACCTTTTTAGTTTTGGGGTACTTGTGTCCACTGCGGCAAGGCGGGGCAGGTGAGCTGCTGTGGGGTGGGCTGGTGTCAGGGTCATGTGACGGTGGAGCGTCAGCCTCAGGGGCCGAGGGTGTCTCTCCATCTTGAGTCTCTGTTGTTAAGGGCTCTAAAGCATCACCAGGGGAACTGGGTTGCAAGTCAGAGCAGGTGCTGACCGTTCGCGCTCGCCGCCTCTGCTGTCCTATGTGTGTGCGGTTCCGTGAGAAACTTTTCCTCTGTTTGTTACGGCTCACTTTTGCAGGCTTCAGACAAGGCTCCTCCTTCACTACCTCTATCATGGGCTAAATGtccaaacaattaaaaatatatatatattatatatatatatatatataaataaataaatatatatatatatatacacattaactACATGCATGTCTTTAATTTTTTAAAGGACatttatacaaatgtatttattgtgacagtaaaaacatctaTAATCTTACAAaagctttctatttcaaatcaatgCTGTTCTTCGGAACTATCACTAGATTACGttgtttattgtatttctgatcaaataaatgaatgcaaCATTTTATTTAGGGTCATATATGACCAAAAGTAACTTTCGTCTACAACTTAAATGTCAATCGAGTCAGAATCAGTACCTAAATCAATACTGATTTAGTGatgtttgctcataactgaaggTTATGTACCTGTAATATGGCAGGAGATTCAGCCTCTGGTGTAGAAGGAGGCTCTTCCTTAATCTCGCTGCGTCCACCAACTTCCCCTTTGGTGCCGATCCTTTCTAACGCTTGCTCCCTCCGCTTTTCTCTTTTCTCCATACGAGCAAATGCCTGCAGAATGGCCTCCATCTTCCTCTCTTCACGTGTCTATGTGAATGATGGAAAGAAAGACAGAAGGAAAGACGATAACAGAGAAAGGTTGAGTCTATCTTCTGGCTGACAGTTGGGATCCCAGCTAGCTACAATCAGCAGGCCATAGCCAGCAGCAAAGGCGGGAAAAGTGAGAAATGGGACACTTCTGTTCTAGTCAAAAGGAAACATaagacccccccacccccaaggTGTGAGAGGCGGCATGTATGTGCGTGAGAGCTTCTGTAATCTCTCTTGTCCTACCAAAAAGAACTGCAACAAATACCACATAAGGGTGTCTTGAGGTGGGCCATGTTGAGCGACTGAGGGTTGCATGCCTGGACTTCAGTCTCAGCATGGGGTCAGTGAGCACAGGACAGTGGGGTTAGTGTGTGGGTACTCCTGTACAGTAACAGGCAGGGGGTGGGTTGGGAGTCGTTCAGGATATGATGGGGAAGGTTTACCTCCTTGTTTCTCAGAGCTCTGCAGCAGGAAGCCCCTGCGTCGTGACGATGGGACTCCTCTGCCGGGCCGCCCTGAATGGTGCCGAAAGAGACAGCCATCAGGGTTCAAACATACACAGGCCTCTAGTTTGCTCACACCCCCATGCACACATTCATATGTATCAGCCTAATCCTTGTTGTCTGGGTAGTGTGGTTGGGGTTCAGAGCTTTATTATGGGCATACCGTGTGATTAATGGACATACCCCTCTTTTACCAAAAGGTGCCGGTTCTGGGCTGGGAACAAtcgttttgaacaaatcattaaTGTCTAAAACAAGCGGGCAAGATAATTTCTTCACCACATAACATTCTTATCTTAACTGGCATCAAAATGTGGTGTGTGTGGGAAGTGTCTGCTGCAAATATGCATTCTGTTGAGCTACTCAAGCCCATTTTGCCAGTAcatctgaaaaaaatgtattttattcacaaaCACATCTAACGAAAGCATTTCCTTAATTATTTCAGAACTTTTCTAGTTGTTTGTGATAACTATAAGACTTTCCATTTGAATTGCGATCTCACGGTCAAAAAGTACAAAGTCTGTAATTTTACAAActggtcaataaaaaaaaacttgttgtaagtattgtagtctgttgataggcTTGTTCCAGAAGAGGTTCTCAAATCCCCAGACCAAGCACCAGTACCATTATGGTGGAAAAGGGGTGTTAGAGAACTCAAATAAGATTGATGGGAAATCAGAATTGCCTGTGTCCTGttgcagcagagaaaatgagaggAATGCTTGGAGAATTTCCACTAATAATGTACCACAGTCTGGTACCTTGCTATTAATTTATTCAGATAAaaccactttttctttttttcttttttcttttttacagctgttagtttgttttgctttgttaatGGTAAGACATTTCAAGATTGGTTGGGAGTTATATTTTCCTGAACATTCCAGCAGTTGCTGCCAACTTCACAACTGAGGAAAGTTTTGGAAGTGTAATGGGTTCAAAGCCTGTTTTTCCCAACATTTTTCCTTCTGCCTTTAACCAGTCATGgcaagcaaacaaaaaaagcacCACACACAGTAATAGCCACAACAAAACATtcacattaaaaatgtacatgtttAGTGAGAGAGTTACTACACTCTCTAAAGTTGATCTTATGCTACTATGTAACCAATAGCCAAAGCTATTATACAACCAGACAGCAAGCTCCATGCCTGCTGGTCCATGCATCACTAGGGTTACAATCAAGTTtcattattcaaaacaattctaaGAGAggatctttgcaactttacatggCCTTTTTTTGAATTATTCAAGAGTTTGACTCGCATAtctttaatgcaaaaagtagcccATTTGTGTTCAGTTTTGGTTGGCAGCAGTGTTGAAAAGATGGCTGATTGGACATGAATGGTCATAAATGTGCTCCAGAATGGAACAGAGGACCAAATATACAGTAGAATACCACCACATTGGGTTCCTGGTTAAATTACACTGTGTAGTACTACTACAGTAGGTTCTTCCATTTCTCACTACTAACATGGTCTTGAAATTTAGTCATGACAGAAGAGAGAAATGACTGCAGATGAAACCAAAGTCCAGCTCTTAACATTCCATCGTGGAGAACCAAAGAGGCTCCATAAAAGATGAAGTGTGAACAAGAAAGACAAAGCAACAAGGATGAGTGCCCTCGCGCTACCCTTCAGGAGGTTAAACTACACAGCGACAGGAACAGAGAAGCGGTGGCGGCGGGAGCAAAATTAGCGGGAGGTgtagaggagggggggggggggggggggggtttaaagGAATGGTGGAGTATTCTGGGAGCTGCCCAAATCACCACACACACCAGGAGGGGGAAAAAGACAGGGGGGTGGAGGGGCAATAGCATTTTCCATGGCGACTGTGATTGCCATAGTGGTCGTTTTCCCCTGGAAGCACTTACCATCTTCCTCCTCCTTTCTGAACTCTGCTCCTCTGACTCCATCTCTACTTCATTGCTAACAGAGGTTTTCTCTTCTATATCCTCTATTAACTCAGGATCCTGCAAGAGGGGGAGAGGGCCTTTATCATCGTCTGGCTACAGACCAGGAGAGGAGCattagagagggagagaaagtgaGGGAAGTGTCGATTCGTGCAGAGTGTGGCCGAGATCTTGGGTCAGGTCAGACCAGATTTGTACTTATGAGAATCTGTGCATCAATGCAACTACTAAACGGATCGGAGGGCATTTCCCCTGTTCTAAATGTGCCAGAACGGCTGACAACTCTTCCTGGGATGTCCTGATGTAAATGGTACCAGCATGGCAGGGAGTTACAAGGGTGGATTCTTGAAAACTTTCACAGTGTGCCGAACAAGCAAGATTTAGTATTCTGCCACCGGCCACCACTGAAATACAGGCATATACGAGCAAAATAATGCGGAAAAGTGTTTTCTGGATATAATAGACAGACACTGCAATTAGGGCCAGGAAGGAAATGTGGATGAGTAAACAGATCATTAGAATGATTAAAACGATCCAACGAAATAAAGAGTCATGCACAGATTAATACAGATGCATAATATTTACATgcaaacaagcttttttttttgacctttATAGATGAAGGGACCTCCTTACCCAGACTCTCAGCCAAcccatatacatttaaaaaaatgctagatTATCAGATTAAGCATTAAACTACCTTCACGGATGAAGACGGGCGTGTTTTCATTTTGTGGGATGAAATAGTACTTGTGTGGGTAAATATGAGCCTGATTTCACTAACAGCACTGTGCGTGTCTATCATACCTGATTGTTAGATATAGAGAGCCGGAGTGGAGAGAGTTTTCTCTGTTTGGGGTCATTTAGTGATTTCCCCTTGGGCCCATCACAGTCCATGGTGAGGTTCTGGTTCTGCCCGCTCTCGTCCCGCGACGGTTCTTTGTCCTTGCGGCCGCGCCGTCGTGTGCTAGAGCCCAGATTCTCTGTGGGTTCCAAGTTATGCTTGAGCACAGGGCATTCCGGATTGCCTTTCACACACGCACAGTCCACCTTATATTTACTAGCAAACAAGATGAGAAACAGGAGAAGTAGTGAGAAGAGTGCGAACGGTCCATATTAAACAATTATATGATGCTTCGGCGGCAATCAGAATCAAAAATTTCAAACAGAAGAGTCATTACATCCAGTAGTGTGTGTTCTTACCAGCTGCCGTAGTCATAATCAAAGCCAATGGTGATTTCACTCCCCTTGGAGATGGACCTCAGAGAGTAAATGTATAAATGCAGCATGCCGTCCTCGATTACGTGGCGCACCTCAGCGTTGGGGGTGCATGAGCGACGAATGAATCGGGCCTCGTTGCCGAAACTCCGTGCGTCCACGCACATTTCCAACCCGTCAAACTTCGAGTAGAACAATACAAAAGGGTACGgcctgcaaataaaataaaaaaatcattataaacaAAAATGCATAAGCAAAACTAATGTCCAAAAATCTCAAAGTTTCCTTTTAAGTACCTCTTAAAGAAGTAACCATTGGCCTCAAATTGCTGTTGTAGCATGACCTTCCCCCTGTACTCGATTATGAGCGAATCGACAGCCAGATCCCGGACAGCCTTAAGAATGCGCTTGTTTTTCTGTGCGTAACTCTGGGAGGAAAAAGTCACAATGAGCATGTCGTACAAAGCCACAAACAGCGCACCAGAAACGCAGACCAATATTGTGGTGGAATATTTAGTATTTAATACCTCCACAGGTGGTTTGAAGGCTGCGGTGTGTGTATTGTAGGCCAGCGTTTTGCCATCTCTGGCTTCTTTTACTCTCAGCAGTATCCGCACTTCTTCACTGTACTGATTACTGCTGGCTTCCTCATAGCGCTCCATCCACGACTTCATTTTATTCTCCCAAAGAGAGGGAGGATCTATCGGCTCACACTCGGGAGCTGAGCCCTGAGGTCACAAGACGCACAAAATGTTAAACAAGCAGTCTCAGCATGAGTAATGCACATTTGAATAGtcatttggggtgaatttggacCACTCCAGAATGCCCACCTTTACTCTAGACGATTTTCTAGAGCCTTCACGGAATGACTGAAAGACAAACAAGCAGGAAACAGACTTGCATGTTTCAAAGAAGGTGAAGTAATTGATTTTGGTTCCATAAAATGggatatttacatatataatatcaaaatagACAACAGACTTGCAACATAAAATCTTCTGAGAAGCAGCAATTACGGTTTCCACAAAACTTCAATTTTGACGTCATGTTTACATTCGGCTGTTGTGTGATTCAGACCTTCTTGGCCCTGGTTGTAGCCGAGGGCTCCTTTTCTCCACTCTTCTTTCGTTTCTTATCCGCCTGCTTGTTCCCGAGACGTGCTGTCGTGAGTGTGATGCTGGTGGGGGTGTGTTGAAACGCTGTGTACAAATCTAGTGGAACCTCATCTCCGCTTTCTGTAGCACTGGTGTCCCCATCTACAACAAAACACACGGTACATGCGCTTGTTCATTGAATTCACCCCCTAAACCATTATAGTACAACTGACATTCAACCCTCAACCATAAATATAAAGTCACTGCAGTTTAAACAGACACTACTGTCCTCAAAGTACACTTTGGCATTGAATCAAGCTGCAGTTGTAAAGCCCAAGCAtttccagcaggtggcagtagaTATTTTCAATCTTAAGAAATCTCTAGCAACTATTGACATCACTACACAGAGAGCTTCTTATAGAATTGCCCGTATAGATTTCAGGAGGGTCAGATATATGCGTCACGTTAAACAAAAACTCATATGATCCTGTGTAGTGTAAAGCCTTCAGACTCTAAAGCTGAACTGTGGGAAAATGCAGTAGTGGCATTGTTTCTGTGGGAGAGGTTGAACGTGTCTAtaggtgtgtttgtttgtgtgcatgcatgAAAGAAACTCACCAGACATGTTCTCTCTCTTCCTGGTTTGCAGCAGGATGGCGTGCTCTCGGTCCAGGGTGCGTGGCTGACAGCGTTCACACAGGTAGGTCTCGGGAATGTGCTGCCGGTCGATCCCCATGCAGTCTATGTGCTGCCACACACTAATACAAACAGAGAGAGTTACAAGTGAGGAGACatgttttaaatcatttcaattaTGGTATTATTTGTGCCTGAATTTATTTTCTGTGTCAAAACACACAGCTTCACATCCAATTATGTCAAATACTATTATTTCTGAACAATTATTGATATTAGCCatgaaattaaatcaacatttacaTACAAAGTCTCTGTaaataatgtacaaaatattAAGCCTCTGTAATCTTTactgaaatgcatttaaaataagggCTGGTAAATATGTTAGATAACATAGCTCAGAACTAATCTAGAAAAGAACAGGACTACATCTAAAATTATATTTAGCGaaaacttaatattttaatagtacatacactactgtttatagtttggagttggtaagagTTTTTGGTAAgagtgctcaccaaggctgcaattatttgatcaaaaatatagtaaaaacaataatattgtggaatttgattacaatttaaaataacagttttctagtttaatgcattttaaaatgtcatttattcctgtgatttaaagctgaatttctaggatcacacgatccttcagaaatcactctaatgctGCTTTGgttcttaagaaacatttcttaagatTTTGTTCAAAGACCATCAGATACATAGAATCAACAGCATTTCCTTAAAATcttgtgtaacattataaacatctATAAGATCACTTTTGGTGAATTGAAAGTGTCCGTGCTACTTTTTAttgaaatatgaaaaacaaatataCCATGAATATTTTTACACTACATCTAAGAGCATATCTAGGGGCATCTATGCCCTTTTAGACAAATTTTGACAGATGACCGATCTCTACTACCCAgaaaattgtttttgaaatatcAATACTTCATTAGAAAACAtttaggcctggtttcacagacagggcttagactaaaccaggattaggtcgtagttcaattaggacatttaagtaattttttataaacGTGCCTTAGGAAAAACATTGCCGGTGTGCATTTTGAGACAAAAtcaaggcactgatatatttggGCAAGTTTCTTCCAGTTGAAACACAGCTCAGTCTTAGATTTTGATTTGGCACTAGGCTTAAGCctcgtctgtgaaaccgggggataaTTACATAGATTCATTACATCTACCCAACATTTAAAATATCTGGGACACCTTTGTCACTCTTTGTGGCATCTTTGCCATCTTAATATCTTAATACATGATTCTTTAAACCAGGCCTCGTCTCAAGAACTAGTGAGCTCCACATCAATAAAGCATTTCAGACAGTTTAAGACAGGCAAGCAGGTTTTGACATACAGACATGAAGAATGCTGCAAGTACATATGTGGACATGGTCTGAACATGTCAAATCGGCATCAGTGTGTGTGGTCCCACCTGCACTTGTCGCAGCAGATCATGTAGCCATCGTCATGGGTGAAGCCGCAAATGCAGCGTGTGATGTCAGCACCGTAGCTGCTGTCTTCTGAGGTGCTGAGCGTGGTGCCGCGTGACGCCTCGTCCTGGCCGCCAGGCACAAACAAGTTCTCGCCTGGCCGGCCACCGGACACAAACAAGCTCTCGCCCGGCCGGATCAGCACCGAAGGAGGCGGGGACGCCGGCGGGGTGGGTGGGGGTCGAGCCCCATAATTGTGGTCCTGCAGTAGAACCATTAGAAGTGAATGCGTGATCAGACATCACCGAATGCAGATGAGCAGGCCATCGATGTAAGAGCAGGAAGGTGTGTGGTGAGTTGTGCTGGGGGACAATACTCACGGCGTAAGGCAGACCGATGTAGCCGTGGGAGTGGTGGGAGCCGCTGCTGTAAATCTGGTGAGGGTAGCTGGACTTCTCAACTACCACAGAGCTCGCCTCCACAGATTCTGGTCTActccatacacacaaacacacagggggaaaaaaagaggcCAGAATGAGGAACAAGATTAACAAGGCGTGTTTtaagcatacaaaaaaaaaacaggtttgacAGCAGTTAAACAAAGGGGAAACGAAGATGGAAGATTAACAAAGCTTGCTGGGTTTCAAGGAGAAGTTTATTCACCAACGAATCAACGGTTGGTTGGGTTTGCATCAGTCATTGCATATTTTAGCATGACACACAACACCAAAGACCTCAGTAATGACCTGCTATCTGtacacatgtgtgtgtttgtgtgcgtgtgtgtgtccggTCATGCCCTCAGCTGGTGGGACGCGGCTTGCAGAAAGTGAAATAACAGGATCACACTCTAATCTCACAATAAAGTCGGTCACAAACCCCAAACCCTATCTGGACCACACAAACatgcccccccccaaaaaaaagggcCCCTACGTGTTATTAGAAgcgaatgaaatgaatgaaagaaGATTTAGAGCAAAACCAGAAATGGCAGCAGTGGGTATAAAACTGGCTGCAAAAGAACCTTCAATGCCAAGTTTtattggcagaaaaaaaaactcaaagagAAAGATGGACTAATCTGGATTGATTTATAATTGCATATACAAACATAACAGCAATTTTCTTTCCACACAGAAACTGTGTCAAGGTCACACAGCCACTCTGATGCCAGTATAGAAACAGATTACACGCTTAACCTGACACCAATGCAACAGTTACGGCGTAATTTGCACACTACTATACTTCTGCATACGAAGAAAGCATGAGTGTTTTCAATGGGTGAGACGACAAAGACAAGCACATACAGATACAGTAGTAGTCCTTTAAAAACAAGCTTACTTACAAAAACGGTTTCAAACCTACCATAAATCAAAGTGTCTGCAGCGTAAACAGCAGAAGCAGCGCGACAGCACACAGAAACAGGTCCGTATTTGTTTCTCTTTCCAGTTTTTGTTAGTGTCTCATTTCCCTCTCAATCGTTACGCTCTTACTGCAAGCGAAGAGAAACCGTACCTGCTGGCCTTCTTGTCACATTCACCTCGTGCCGTCTGTCCCTACCTCACACGCACACTTCCTGATTCAGCTGGCGCTTCGCAGCCCAACTGTCAAAGTGAAAGTGTGTGAACTGCTAAGGGGCGGACCCtccagagaaagagagtgtgagcgtgtgtgtgtgtgtgtgtgtgtgtgtgtgtgtacacaagtCAAGTGAGAATAAGAGCTCTTATGAAGAAATGGCCCTTCCAGGCAGGCGATTAATGATTAGTAGGTTTTAATGATGATTTTACACTGCGGTGTGTTTTTAGCGTTATCAACGTGGGACAGGTGACAAGCCGGGGGATTTCCTGTGCATTGATGACAATAAACTGTAGTGTCTTTACTAAAAAAACAGGTGCCTCTCTCAGCAGGGTTAGGACTTTAAACAGGCAGCAAGTCAAAAGGAGACAGAGAGAATTACCCAATAAACGCAGCATTAAAACACTCccataaaaaaaatgatgacacAGTTCTGTTAATTGTTTTCAATCATTTACATTACTCTGACTCAAACCAAAAGTCAGTTTTCTTAATGTAGTTTGGTGATCAATCGGTACAGAAATTACTTGGTTAACCAAAGTTTGACCAATTCTATTTTGCTTTAACTTCTTTTCAAGATCTGAGGTAAATGATCCATTGTCACTTTCATTATAGCCATCAAAAAGCCCAAATTTGATCAAATTGTAAAACAATGCATTCAGTGACTGTTGATAATGCGTAGTTACATGCATACTAAGTTAACCATGGTATTACattaaattcatatatttttaataaagctACAATATAATAACttgtttaaatttaatatatatactcttgataacactttagaataggtaacacctattagttacttattagcatgcatattactagaatattaaacatgtattattgctaattaagaacatagtaatgccttattctacaccCCTAATCTTacacaatacctaaacctaacaactaccttactaactattaataagcagcaaattaataatttattgagagaaatgtcgtagATAATAGTTAATAAGTGTtacttattctaaagtgttaccatactctaatacaaatataaatcagGCCAATTTACTGGGTAGCCAAGAGTCGAGGAGTGTGGCGTTCTAGAATTCTAAAATAACCGCAATTGCTAAATGGAATCGGAATTATTAATTTGATATTAAATGATTCCCATCGCCAATGACCCCGTGAAAATGTTTTCGCCGTTAAACAGCATAAGGTTGAATGCTGTGATTAAATAAAGTCTTGGCCTCTTAATATGGGAATGTCATCACAGCACACTATGTTGTTATACGttgcttcaaataaaataaatgaacttttgtgCAAAACTGACCACAGAGAGAAAGCACATGAGAGTTGGGAAAGACAGAGGACAGTGTGTGCGGTGCTGTAATTGTAGCTCCAATTAAATGTGAAGGATATGCATGTGCTAATCATAGTCCACCACTCCAGACACAGCTTAATATGGAATAGACaattcatacacacaaacacacacacctgctgagagaaAGTGGGGCGACAGATAGGGCACAGAAAGAGTAACAGCTCAGTTTTGAGGCTTTCTTTTACATGCAAGGACATGAAAAGACACAGGTTGTACGCATGTCATTTTAGCGTAAACCACTCGAAAAAACAAGGCAATGTCCGTCTAGGGCTAGATGAGGTTTAGAGGGATTACAGCAGCCATTTCGGGTCCAGTGGCATTTTAACGGACTCTCGGTTTGACATCACGGTGATGCACATTGCCTGGTAACCATGACAACCTCTGCCGCAGGCCCGGGGTGGGCCGACCCCGACTGAGAAGTAATGTCAGGAATAAGCAAAGAGCCACGTAGGAGACATGTCAAACTCGAACGATGCGCAAAACACCACGTAAGACCGCCCAGAGATAGACAATGCAACGTTTAATCCCAGTATGTGGCGTTCCTCATTTAGTGGCTGAGATCTTTCCTGAAGTTTATTAGAACCATGTGGAATAAATCTGCGTACGCAGACAGGCATAAGGATGCCCGAAAGAAACTAAAACCCAGACGGACGTAAAGCGGCAAGGCAGCACGGCCTCTTAAGCTCCAGAGCCCAGCTGTCACTCAGATGGCTGCCATGACAACAGGCCACGCCCCAAGAGCATGCTGCAGAGGGGAGGGCTCTGCTGCACGGCACGTGATGTCAAATCTATTAGACGTCTAACAGCTGTGTTTCCTGCACTGAAACTAACAAGATGCAGGAAAACATTTATGAATAGTAACAGAGTGCAAGATGTGCGTACTGATGCCACAAACACAAAactgcatacaaaaaaaaaccctcattAGCAATGCAATTTAGCATTTTCTTCTAGGGACTGTACAccaaactaaaaatttaaatggTCTCATTGGCTTgaccttttgttgttgtttttggtcttaaagatttataaaaatgtccattcttcacacaaagctatctATGCTTTCAGAAGACTCGGGGTGCACAAGTCGTACAGATCACTTTTATGGTGTTTGCCTGTCCATTGTTTGGAAAAGACCAACTGCTTCATAACATATGTTCAACtgaaaaataattgatttttctATGGGGATGCAGTAGAAGCAGAGCATGTTTCTGATGAGAAAGTAGCACATAGATGAGAGAACGGAAGCGGTTGGTGGAAAAATCTGACTACAGATGTGTTTCACTCTGCTGATGCCACCAGAAAACGAACGAAATGAAACGAAAGGTAATGATGAGTCAATATGAAaggacacagacagagagagagagagagagagagagagagagagagaaaaactcaCTCTGAGCCTGCAGCCATGTCCAGGTACGAGGTGTTGGCCGTGTCCACCCCTACTGGGATGACTACGCTCATGACGTTCTGTGCTGGGAGTCTCTTGTCCTACCGAGTCCAGAGCACAGCAATCCAAAACACTGAGGCATGTCAGCCACAGCACTCATTGCACACATCTAAGTGCATCCACAAGGCCTGCAAAAAGACAGAGGAAAAAGATGCATCACTTTTAAAGTTTGCTAATCAACTTTACATCAGATATAACACTAACAGAGCAATAAAAACGTGATGGGGGCACATTCATAGACACCTCACACAGACATATCACGAAACCTGGGTCACTACAGCTAGTGGTGTAAACAGGATGTGACTATGTAACTATGATTCATAAAACAAATATGAGGCCATGGATGGCCCAGAGGCATGATATTATTCTTGCAG
This window harbors:
- the kmt2e gene encoding inactive histone-lysine N-methyltransferase 2E isoform X2 codes for the protein MSVVIPVGVDTANTSYLDMAAGSEPESVEASSVVVEKSSYPHQIYSSGSHHSHGYIGLPYADHNYGARPPPTPPASPPPSVLIRPGESLFVSGGRPGENLFVPGGQDEASRGTTLSTSEDSSYGADITRCICGFTHDDGYMICCDKCSVWQHIDCMGIDRQHIPETYLCERCQPRTLDREHAILLQTRKRENMSDGDTSATESGDEVPLDLYTAFQHTPTSITLTTARLGNKQADKKRKKSGEKEPSATTRAKKSFREGSRKSSRVKGSAPECEPIDPPSLWENKMKSWMERYEEASSNQYSEEVRILLRVKEARDGKTLAYNTHTAAFKPPVESYAQKNKRILKAVRDLAVDSLIIEYRGKVMLQQQFEANGYFFKRPYPFVLFYSKFDGLEMCVDARSFGNEARFIRRSCTPNAEVRHVIEDGMLHLYIYSLRSISKGSEITIGFDYDYGSCKYKVDCACVKGNPECPVLKHNLEPTENLGSSTRRRGRKDKEPSRDESGQNQNLTMDCDGPKGKSLNDPKQRKLSPLRLSISNNQDPELIEDIEEKTSVSNEVEMESEEQSSERRRKMGGPAEESHRHDAGASCCRALRNKETREERKMEAILQAFARMEKREKRREQALERIGTKGEVGGRSEIKEEPPSTPEAESPAILQPMIEVVKEEPCLKPAKVSRNKQRKSFSRNRTHIGQQRRRARTVSTCSDLQPSSPGDALEPLTTETQDGETPSAPEADAPPSHDPDTSPPHSSSPAPPCRSGHKYPKTKKHLVSEWIVVDKQERVASRTPEPPPERPLRISSDPEVLATQLNSLPGMACSSHVYSTPKHYVRFSSPFLANRSPSTLGVPTGRRRSREMPETSPTTGSCKKRWLKQALEEEGSTSPGGGRPSLLMPSESPLSPSVNGESYSPLPLNGSCSLPELPTPLKKRRLCSLDPCMSETSTPYGSPCATPTRTESTEAPGTPLLLATPPRPRPEEPSTQPSTPLQIPNHPLPQESESSMDSSPDGSRRPSTQDVERPPSLLASPSMKNAGSDTAPLESTRSMGTLSPQPSHAEPQDAAVDEGMEVDSGGSEAASAPETPASSYPPWMKSPDRGGLSFSTVNSNLRDLTPSHTLEMGAYRPDSTSAGPFSEAAPFYSCNEESSSVTFIRSLSGDGTGDGGAAKNSQKKKVSLLEYRKRQREAQRSGSKGECGSPVSTAPPVDVFSVAVEVAPEPPVPVATPTPRTPQHTEEPDTPPQGERDGEGQWTSSTSVEQARERSYHRALLLSDHRKDADSGESEGGDSQVKECPSPKSCKSPSTHAPCSPAPQTVSRPSKEEDGEAQPRGPSQPQALSVQQSSNKTSSSKPAPLTPSKLHCGPSGASQSHYAGPSLMHSPKAQPQGSPYRGQRPFLTAQPQNQPQPQSTSGPATFPQYNPQNAPPPPPPPPPAPPTSASYFPAQPTAAAAPFPTFKPSVASPFPPGSQPLLQTHHALHYQSSAAPPPPPPPPPPPHPQPGPTLLHVSLQSPSMQQHQLLLSSAPPPPPPPPQGQSSQQPTPNSGTLLSIKQGPHPPIPPPPPAPSSTASHPFQNIGGFQTTLLHQSAPANPSVTPSTYQQTVLPPPPPPPPQQTPPTQTPPNPSVSQITGGNRGPTPSSAPFHSTGYMGTGWH